From a single Chitinophaga sp. Cy-1792 genomic region:
- a CDS encoding nuclear transport factor 2 family protein: protein MKSPFALLLLCLGISINLMAQNSDYKPKDPALYNTIAHMDSVMFNAFNNQDISLLRTVFAENVEFYNDGGGVSDYNTTIRNFEAMFQRNRESGLKRTLVPGSLEVYPVPGFGAIETGLHRFTHIENGKTEEAVMKFVQIWQFRDNQWKATRVISIGH, encoded by the coding sequence ATGAAATCTCCATTTGCTTTATTATTACTATGCCTTGGCATATCCATCAACCTGATGGCTCAAAACAGCGATTACAAGCCGAAAGATCCCGCATTATACAATACCATTGCACATATGGACAGTGTTATGTTCAATGCGTTCAACAACCAGGATATAAGTCTACTGAGAACCGTATTTGCGGAGAATGTGGAATTCTACAATGATGGCGGGGGCGTATCTGATTATAACACGACTATCCGCAATTTTGAGGCGATGTTTCAGCGGAATCGTGAAAGCGGTCTAAAAAGAACGTTAGTTCCTGGCTCACTGGAAGTATATCCAGTTCCCGGATTTGGCGCCATAGAAACAGGCCTGCATCGCTTTACGCACATAGAAAACGGTAAGACAGAAGAAGCGGTAATGAAGTTTGTACAAATCTGGCAATTCAGGGATAACCAGTGGAAAGCCACCAGGGTAATAAGTATAGGGCATTAA
- a CDS encoding ABC transporter ATP-binding protein, producing MRPRNNPNMTFKERLAALRNLPAFFRMVWQTSKQLTIVNILLRVIQSAMPLSLLYIGKLIIDQVVHLSKDPSHHDASFLWQLVAIELTLAVISDGLSRVISYTDGLLGELVANSSSVKIMEHAATLDLDQFEDSEFYDKLERARQQTAGRTILLSQVMSQAQDMITVGFLAAGLIVFNPWLILLLLVAVIPAFLNESSYNNKYYMLTWGQTSARRELDYIRFIAASDDTAKEVKLFDLSDFLIGRFKVISDQFYNDKKVLERKHAFWGTFFALIGSAGYYAAYVIIILRTINGALTIGDLAFLAGSFRQLRTTFQGILIRFSSVTQGAVYLKDMFDFFEIKSRMEVVGKALPFPQPIKEGFVFEDVGFKYQNAEKWAIRHLSFTLRSGEKLALVGENGAGKTTLVKLLSRLYDPVEGRILLDGHDLRDYDPEDLRLHVGVIFQDFQRYQMTVSQNIAVGNIGHKDDQRLITEAAEQSLALPLIEKMPNGFSQMLGRRFNKGIELSGGEWQKIALARAYMKDAQLLILDEPTSALDARAEYNVFLHFAELTKGKTAVLISHRFSTVRMADRILVLDKGQMIELGSHEELLKENGRYAELFHLQAAGYQ from the coding sequence ATGAGACCAAGGAATAACCCTAACATGACCTTTAAAGAAAGGCTGGCAGCATTACGTAACCTGCCAGCCTTTTTCAGAATGGTCTGGCAAACCAGTAAGCAACTGACGATCGTCAATATACTGCTGCGTGTTATACAATCGGCCATGCCATTATCTCTCCTGTATATCGGCAAACTGATTATTGACCAGGTAGTTCACCTCAGCAAAGACCCCTCCCACCACGATGCCTCTTTTCTATGGCAGCTGGTAGCCATCGAATTAACACTCGCTGTAATTTCAGATGGCCTCTCCAGAGTAATTTCCTATACAGACGGACTTCTTGGCGAACTGGTTGCCAACAGCAGCTCCGTTAAAATCATGGAACACGCGGCCACATTAGACCTTGACCAATTCGAGGACTCTGAGTTTTATGATAAACTGGAGCGGGCACGGCAGCAAACTGCCGGTCGTACTATCCTGCTGTCGCAGGTAATGAGCCAGGCGCAGGATATGATCACCGTAGGCTTTCTGGCCGCCGGCCTGATCGTCTTTAACCCATGGCTGATACTTTTATTGCTGGTGGCTGTTATCCCGGCATTCCTCAATGAATCCAGCTATAACAATAAGTACTACATGCTCACCTGGGGGCAAACCTCCGCCAGGCGTGAGCTGGACTATATCCGTTTTATCGCCGCCAGCGACGATACAGCCAAGGAAGTCAAGCTGTTCGACCTGTCCGACTTCCTGATCGGGCGCTTTAAAGTCATCTCTGATCAGTTTTACAACGATAAGAAAGTCCTGGAGCGGAAGCACGCTTTCTGGGGCACTTTCTTCGCGCTGATAGGCAGTGCGGGCTATTATGCCGCCTATGTGATAATAATCCTCCGTACCATTAACGGCGCGCTGACGATTGGCGATCTGGCCTTTCTGGCAGGGTCTTTCAGGCAGCTGAGAACAACCTTCCAGGGAATATTGATACGCTTCTCCAGCGTTACACAAGGGGCTGTATACCTGAAAGATATGTTCGATTTCTTCGAAATAAAATCACGTATGGAGGTGGTAGGTAAGGCGTTGCCTTTTCCACAGCCGATTAAAGAAGGCTTTGTATTTGAGGATGTTGGTTTTAAATATCAAAATGCGGAAAAATGGGCAATTCGCCATCTTAGCTTTACACTTCGCAGCGGTGAAAAGCTGGCGCTTGTCGGAGAAAATGGTGCCGGCAAAACCACGCTGGTAAAGCTGCTCAGCAGGCTCTATGATCCGGTGGAAGGTCGTATTTTACTCGATGGTCACGATCTGAGAGATTATGATCCGGAAGATCTGCGTTTACACGTTGGCGTTATATTCCAGGATTTTCAGCGCTATCAGATGACAGTTTCTCAGAATATTGCGGTGGGTAATATTGGTCATAAAGATGATCAGCGATTGATCACCGAAGCGGCAGAACAAAGTCTGGCCCTGCCATTGATAGAAAAGATGCCGAATGGTTTCAGTCAGATGCTGGGGCGCCGTTTCAACAAGGGTATTGAGCTTTCAGGAGGTGAATGGCAAAAAATTGCTCTGGCCAGAGCATATATGAAGGATGCGCAGCTGCTGATACTGGATGAGCCTACTTCTGCGCTGGATGCCCGGGCTGAATACAATGTTTTCCTGCATTTCGCAGAACTAACAAAAGGAAAAACTGCGGTGTTGATTTCACACCGGTTCTCCACTGTTAGAATGGCGGACAGAATTCTGGTGTTGGATAAAGGCCAGATGATAGAACTGGGAAGTCATGAAGAATTACTGAAAGAGAATGGCAGATATGCAGAGCTGTTTCATTTGCAGGCTGCTGGTTATCAATGA
- a CDS encoding Rieske 2Fe-2S domain-containing protein translates to MAKQYTWHKLDEYSLPLRDNDINILEVNGKKLSCTRFQGQLFAFAHKCPHASGIMADGFIDSAGNVVCPLHRYRFDIRNGRNTSGEGYFLKTYPIEQREDGVYLGMEKSGWLW, encoded by the coding sequence ATGGCCAAACAGTATACCTGGCACAAACTGGATGAATACAGTTTGCCACTCCGGGATAATGACATCAACATACTGGAAGTTAATGGCAAAAAGCTTAGCTGCACCCGGTTTCAGGGGCAGCTTTTTGCTTTTGCCCATAAGTGTCCGCATGCCAGCGGGATCATGGCAGATGGCTTTATTGACAGTGCCGGCAATGTAGTATGTCCTTTGCACCGTTACCGTTTTGACATCCGCAATGGTCGTAATACCAGCGGCGAAGGGTATTTCCTGAAAACATATCCCATAGAACAGCGTGAAGACGGCGTTTACCTGGGAATGGAGAAGAGTGGATGGTTATGGTAA
- the hflX gene encoding GTPase HflX has protein sequence MIVGVITKDQTERQVQEFLDELVFLAETAGAQTVKRFTQRLAHPDRTTFVGKGKLEEIHQFIAGRNIDLVIFDDELTGSQISNISKVLKVKVIDRSDLILDIFARRARTAQAKVQVELAQYQYILPRLRGMWSHLERQGGGIGSRGPGETEIETDRRIVKDKISLLRKRLAEIDKQSLTQRKERGEFIRVALVGYTNVGKSTTMNLLSKSEVFAENKLFATLDTTTRKVVFEQTPFLLSDTVGFIRKLPHHLVESFKSTLDEVRESDILLHVVDISHPQYEEQIEVVNRTLQELKAFDKPTILIFNKMDLYEQNTFDEWLAPEIKEEILTKLKADWDVKTNGNTVFISAAEKRNIEELRKTIMDKVSQLYRERYPYKTEFFY, from the coding sequence GTGATTGTAGGAGTAATCACCAAAGACCAGACGGAGCGCCAGGTACAGGAGTTCCTGGACGAGCTGGTATTTCTGGCTGAAACAGCCGGAGCCCAGACTGTTAAACGTTTTACGCAAAGGCTGGCTCACCCGGACCGTACTACATTCGTAGGGAAGGGTAAGCTGGAAGAGATCCATCAGTTTATTGCCGGTAGAAATATAGACCTTGTCATTTTTGATGATGAGCTGACAGGCTCACAGATTTCGAATATATCTAAGGTATTGAAGGTGAAGGTGATTGACCGCAGTGACCTGATCCTGGATATTTTTGCGCGCCGCGCCCGTACTGCGCAGGCAAAGGTACAGGTAGAGCTGGCACAGTACCAGTATATCCTGCCTCGTCTGCGTGGTATGTGGAGCCACCTTGAGCGTCAAGGGGGTGGTATCGGTAGCAGGGGACCTGGTGAAACGGAGATCGAAACAGACCGCCGTATCGTAAAAGATAAGATCTCGCTGTTGCGTAAACGTTTGGCGGAGATAGACAAGCAGTCGCTCACCCAGCGTAAGGAAAGAGGTGAATTTATCCGTGTGGCCCTGGTAGGTTACACCAACGTAGGAAAGAGTACTACCATGAACCTGCTCAGTAAGAGTGAGGTTTTTGCGGAGAACAAACTTTTTGCGACGCTGGACACTACTACCCGCAAGGTGGTATTCGAGCAAACGCCATTTCTGCTGAGTGATACTGTAGGTTTTATCCGTAAACTCCCACACCACCTGGTAGAGAGTTTCAAATCCACGCTGGACGAAGTAAGGGAAAGTGATATCCTGCTGCACGTAGTAGATATTTCACATCCTCAGTACGAAGAACAGATTGAAGTAGTAAACCGCACCTTACAGGAGCTGAAGGCCTTTGACAAGCCTACGATTCTCATCTTTAACAAGATGGACCTGTATGAGCAGAATACTTTCGATGAGTGGCTGGCACCAGAGATCAAGGAAGAAATTTTGACTAAGCTGAAAGCAGACTGGGATGTCAAAACCAATGGTAATACCGTATTCATCAGTGCTGCCGAGAAGCGGAACATTGAGGAATTACGTAAAACCATTATGGACAAGGTTAGCCAGCTTTACCGCGAACGTTATCCTTACAAAACAGAATTCTTCTATTAA
- a CDS encoding glycosyltransferase family 39 protein, which translates to MLTTSYRPANITERQVWQLFIVILVLLQFSALFVPVLEPDAALYAGISKTMVLRHDYMNLFVDGHDWLDKPHFPFWIAAFSFNIFGIHTWSYKLPAILFLLLGVWYTWRFAREIYDETVARWAVCILLTAEHLVLSNNDVRAEPYLTGLIIAAVYHFHRKQVVPGAIFTACAIMTKGIFAIVPIGAAIGGHLLFSGQGRELLRWRWLLAIVLTALFTTPELYSLYTQFDLHPEKVVFGRTAVSGLHFFFWDSQFGRFMNTGPIKGSGDPFFFFHTILWAFLPWSVMLYAAVIVFIRKWKSQVEYYCISGALATFVLFSLSRFQLPHYMNIIFPFFAILTAKYILSLHTEKGLKFFRVTQYTIIILVAVLGVVIDLLYKPAMHFLWLIPAGTLLLLYVLLRYWMDKTTKQAVFYRSVAISILLNLYLNTVLYPDMMQYQSGTTAAQYLNSALPGQAVTMYKAHSYSLEFYAKAPVAVSDTVNGAGLYFTNKEGLEHFHKYTLIKTFPQFWVSKLDLPFVRKATRAGALEERYLVSGY; encoded by the coding sequence ATGCTTACAACCAGTTACCGACCTGCCAACATCACTGAGCGGCAAGTGTGGCAATTATTTATTGTGATACTTGTTTTATTGCAGTTCAGTGCCTTATTTGTTCCTGTTCTGGAGCCCGATGCCGCCCTATACGCAGGCATTTCCAAAACCATGGTGCTGCGCCATGATTATATGAATTTATTTGTTGACGGCCACGATTGGCTGGACAAACCCCATTTCCCCTTTTGGATTGCAGCATTCAGCTTTAATATTTTCGGCATACATACCTGGTCGTACAAGCTTCCGGCGATACTTTTCCTGTTGCTGGGCGTGTGGTATACCTGGCGTTTTGCCCGGGAGATATATGATGAAACCGTTGCCAGGTGGGCAGTATGTATACTGCTGACCGCCGAGCACCTGGTATTATCCAACAATGATGTACGTGCAGAGCCTTATCTGACGGGACTTATCATTGCAGCAGTCTATCATTTCCACCGTAAGCAGGTGGTTCCTGGCGCCATATTTACGGCATGTGCCATCATGACCAAGGGCATATTTGCTATTGTGCCTATCGGTGCTGCCATAGGCGGGCATTTGTTATTTTCGGGGCAGGGCAGGGAGCTGCTGCGGTGGCGCTGGCTGCTGGCGATTGTGCTCACCGCCTTATTCACAACTCCGGAATTATATTCGCTGTATACACAGTTCGACTTACATCCTGAGAAAGTTGTTTTTGGTCGTACGGCGGTATCAGGGTTACACTTTTTCTTCTGGGACAGCCAATTCGGGCGTTTTATGAACACCGGACCGATTAAGGGTAGTGGTGATCCGTTTTTCTTCTTTCATACGATTTTATGGGCCTTTCTGCCCTGGTCCGTGATGTTATACGCAGCAGTGATCGTATTTATCAGGAAATGGAAGTCGCAGGTAGAGTATTATTGCATCAGCGGTGCATTGGCGACCTTTGTATTGTTTTCACTGTCGCGGTTTCAGCTACCGCATTACATGAATATCATATTTCCGTTTTTTGCCATCCTGACCGCAAAATATATTCTGTCGCTGCATACAGAAAAGGGGCTTAAATTTTTCAGGGTCACACAATACACGATCATTATACTGGTAGCCGTGCTGGGAGTGGTGATAGACCTGTTATACAAGCCGGCCATGCATTTTCTGTGGTTGATACCAGCAGGCACCTTGCTACTGCTGTATGTACTGTTGCGCTATTGGATGGATAAAACCACGAAGCAGGCGGTGTTCTACAGATCCGTAGCCATCAGCATCCTGTTAAATTTATATTTGAATACTGTCTTATATCCTGATATGATGCAGTACCAGAGCGGTACTACCGCTGCCCAATACCTGAATAGTGCTTTGCCTGGTCAGGCAGTAACGATGTATAAGGCACATTCCTATTCGCTGGAATTTTACGCTAAAGCGCCGGTGGCAGTGAGTGATACTGTCAATGGAGCGGGGCTTTACTTCACGAATAAGGAGGGGTTGGAGCATTTCCACAAGTATACACTCATTAAAACTTTCCCTCAATTCTGGGTGAGTAAGCTGGATTTACCATTTGTCAGAAAAGCAACGAGAGCCGGGGCTTTGGAGGAGAGATACCTTGTGTCAGGATATTAG
- a CDS encoding LA_2272 family surface repeat-containing protein yields MKVIITCLLMVLTMQVVAQQQKVYFPAWTFQQKNTTIYGLSVGLWNFTDGPKHTYTNGLRLSIIGEGILVAFVPSDPTVDSDSALAEVKKESPTEIINGINISGTGIGGAYVVNGISLGFIGHLTNRTNGISIATFNYTQAHNGIQFALAYNLCYQMRGLQIGAVNKSKKTRGIQIGLWNCNERRKLPLINWNFRA; encoded by the coding sequence ATGAAAGTAATTATCACGTGCCTGCTCATGGTGCTGACCATGCAGGTTGTAGCGCAGCAACAGAAAGTCTATTTCCCTGCCTGGACTTTTCAACAAAAAAACACCACTATTTATGGCTTGTCTGTAGGTCTCTGGAATTTTACTGATGGTCCCAAACATACCTACACCAATGGATTGCGGCTATCGATTATTGGAGAAGGTATACTGGTGGCATTCGTTCCTTCCGATCCGACCGTTGATAGCGACAGTGCATTAGCAGAAGTAAAGAAAGAATCTCCCACAGAGATTATTAACGGCATAAACATTTCCGGAACCGGTATCGGGGGTGCTTATGTTGTAAATGGTATTTCTCTTGGATTTATCGGGCATCTTACCAATAGAACCAATGGTATTTCCATTGCGACATTTAACTACACCCAGGCGCATAATGGTATACAGTTTGCGTTGGCCTACAATCTATGCTACCAGATGAGAGGCTTGCAGATTGGTGCTGTGAACAAAAGCAAGAAAACAAGGGGAATTCAAATCGGACTTTGGAATTGTAATGAACGCAGGAAGTTGCCATTGATTAACTGGAATTTCAGGGCGTAG
- a CDS encoding serine hydrolase codes for MRRALINLGILLLALPTFCFAQTKNSDSVQEKIQQVENGLCGWVHTDNAAGWTIAERLAYHHVPGVSIAVIHNYKVEWAKGYGYADAESHTPVTVNTLFQAASMSKSLNAVAIVKLAQDKKLDLNTDINNYLKTWKFPYDTVSHNKKITIANLLTHTAGLNVHGFDGYAVGDSIPTITQILDGKRPANSPAVRSQFEPGVKMEYSGGGTTISQVILADVTGLPYDKFMNEKILKPLGMTSSSFTQPPPKEKQALLATGYSFTGTPVAGKYHIYPEEAAAGLWTTPSDYSKYVIETQLAYIGKSNRILTEEYTRKRLTPVLNSGTAMGSFIGEIGGNHYFMHSGGDEGFTCVHYGCLENGDGVVVMSNGNDDMLLMEIVNSVAKAYGWKDFYKPMEKHLLNINEVPASTYVGKYLFNGDTAVVNLDKGKLSINYSGINWEMNFTSPEEFFIYQMGMMFQFKKDEKGTVTGFNVGGKGFAKKID; via the coding sequence ATGAGACGCGCACTTATCAACTTGGGCATTTTATTATTAGCCCTTCCCACATTTTGTTTTGCACAGACAAAAAATTCAGATAGTGTTCAGGAAAAGATACAGCAGGTCGAAAATGGCCTCTGTGGCTGGGTGCATACCGATAATGCAGCAGGCTGGACTATTGCTGAACGCCTGGCTTATCACCATGTTCCCGGTGTATCCATTGCCGTTATTCACAATTATAAAGTGGAATGGGCCAAAGGTTATGGCTATGCAGATGCAGAAAGCCATACGCCCGTAACCGTTAATACGCTGTTCCAGGCGGCCTCTATGAGTAAGTCGCTGAATGCAGTAGCGATCGTGAAACTGGCACAGGACAAGAAACTCGATCTTAATACAGATATCAACAATTACCTGAAAACCTGGAAATTCCCCTATGATACTGTATCTCACAATAAGAAAATAACTATCGCCAACCTCCTGACACATACGGCAGGACTCAATGTACACGGCTTCGACGGCTACGCTGTCGGAGATTCTATTCCAACTATCACACAGATACTGGACGGTAAAAGACCTGCCAACTCCCCTGCTGTCAGGTCGCAGTTTGAGCCAGGTGTAAAAATGGAGTATTCCGGTGGTGGTACTACTATTTCTCAGGTAATCCTGGCAGACGTAACAGGATTGCCTTATGATAAATTTATGAATGAAAAGATTTTGAAGCCACTTGGTATGACCAGCAGCTCTTTTACGCAACCGCCACCCAAAGAAAAACAGGCACTGCTAGCCACAGGATATAGCTTTACAGGTACACCCGTTGCCGGAAAATACCACATATACCCTGAAGAAGCAGCAGCAGGACTCTGGACAACTCCTTCGGATTACAGTAAGTACGTTATTGAAACCCAGTTGGCATACATTGGAAAATCCAACCGGATACTAACGGAAGAGTATACACGAAAAAGATTAACGCCGGTGCTAAATAGCGGCACTGCAATGGGAAGTTTTATCGGTGAGATTGGTGGTAACCACTACTTCATGCACAGTGGCGGTGATGAAGGATTTACCTGTGTTCACTATGGTTGCCTTGAAAATGGAGATGGTGTGGTAGTAATGAGCAATGGCAATGATGATATGCTGTTGATGGAAATCGTAAACAGCGTAGCTAAGGCATATGGCTGGAAAGATTTTTACAAACCGATGGAAAAACACCTGCTTAATATCAATGAAGTCCCTGCAAGTACTTATGTAGGCAAGTATTTGTTTAATGGAGATACTGCTGTGGTGAATCTGGATAAAGGAAAATTGTCCATTAATTACAGTGGAATTAATTGGGAGATGAATTTTACAAGTCCGGAGGAGTTTTTTATATACCAGATGGGTATGATGTTCCAGTTTAAAAAAGATGAAAAAGGTACTGTGACTGGATTTAATGTTGGAGGTAAAGGATTTGCGAAGAAAATTGATTAA
- a CDS encoding retropepsin-like aspartic protease, whose protein sequence is MRKVILYAGMFLCTASSLYAQRPADVISSLENAIRNKSVELAKPLLSPDFHLGFYPAPYAYGMLDRAFRKDSLDKLSIKKEETIPGGKRVLVKYANVKQKAFETWIYLDTANKVEKIQYYDLLAGIDLDKPAALAAVIPFQYSRNRIVLTLTLNDSKKPLRFLFDTGADGMGIKKSVADEIGIFASRQQQASVVGASQQIGIASGITMHFDTLSIPNNNSAIFPQFGDDLDGLFGANFLRNYITEIDFDKSEIRLYTIGKFDYNTNAAIIPLDYSLGVPGIKSSVTLNSGRVLDGDFHFDTGAGYPLIIFGPSVNRNHLMEGFKVESNSTTTSMGHSSPVVNGVFNGVDLNKWHIGNFTGTMQAYREGDEKWSPKGDGSFGIELISRFNWVINLADHKFSAVPNNNYNLPFSFWMKNVEWAFANGKMLVRRFMPQTSAADSGISEDDEVMTINGVKAAELMNPENIKKYAAQWKDQPMKVEVNKYGKPWKIDIP, encoded by the coding sequence ATGAGAAAAGTAATCCTGTACGCGGGCATGTTCCTGTGCACGGCATCATCACTGTATGCACAGCGGCCTGCTGACGTCATCAGCTCCCTGGAAAATGCCATCCGCAACAAAAGCGTGGAGCTCGCCAAACCACTTCTTTCCCCTGACTTTCACCTGGGATTTTATCCTGCACCTTATGCCTACGGCATGCTCGACAGAGCCTTCCGCAAAGACAGCCTGGATAAACTCAGCATTAAAAAAGAAGAAACCATTCCGGGAGGAAAAAGAGTGCTGGTGAAATATGCCAACGTAAAACAAAAAGCCTTCGAAACCTGGATCTACCTGGATACCGCCAATAAAGTAGAAAAAATCCAGTATTATGACCTGCTTGCAGGCATCGACCTGGACAAGCCAGCAGCCCTCGCAGCCGTTATTCCGTTCCAATATTCCCGGAACAGAATCGTACTGACGCTCACACTCAACGATAGTAAAAAGCCATTGCGCTTCCTGTTTGATACCGGTGCTGATGGCATGGGTATTAAAAAAAGCGTGGCAGATGAAATCGGGATTTTTGCCAGCAGGCAGCAACAGGCCAGTGTTGTAGGCGCCTCTCAGCAAATCGGTATCGCTTCGGGTATTACCATGCATTTCGATACACTCAGTATCCCCAACAATAACAGCGCTATCTTCCCTCAGTTCGGAGATGACCTGGACGGCCTTTTCGGCGCTAATTTCCTCCGTAATTATATTACGGAGATAGATTTCGATAAGTCTGAGATACGCCTGTATACCATCGGGAAATTCGATTATAATACCAATGCGGCCATCATCCCGCTGGATTACTCCCTCGGTGTACCGGGTATTAAGAGTAGTGTTACCCTCAATAGCGGAAGAGTCCTGGACGGTGATTTCCACTTCGATACCGGCGCAGGATATCCGCTGATCATCTTTGGTCCTTCCGTAAACAGAAACCACCTGATGGAAGGATTTAAGGTCGAATCCAACAGCACCACTACCAGTATGGGTCACTCCTCTCCTGTTGTAAACGGTGTTTTTAACGGTGTAGACCTGAATAAATGGCATATCGGCAACTTTACGGGCACTATGCAGGCTTATCGCGAAGGCGACGAAAAATGGTCTCCTAAAGGCGACGGTAGCTTCGGTATTGAACTGATCAGCCGCTTTAACTGGGTTATTAACCTGGCAGATCATAAATTTTCTGCAGTGCCAAATAACAACTATAACCTTCCCTTTAGCTTCTGGATGAAAAATGTGGAGTGGGCTTTTGCCAATGGCAAAATGCTGGTAAGGCGCTTTATGCCCCAAACCAGTGCTGCAGATAGTGGCATCTCGGAAGATGATGAGGTGATGACCATCAACGGGGTTAAAGCCGCTGAACTGATGAACCCGGAAAATATTAAGAAGTATGCCGCCCAGTGGAAAGACCAGCCCATGAAGGTAGAAGTAAATAAATACGGCAAACCCTGGAAGATAGATATTCCTTAA
- a CDS encoding glycosyltransferase family 87 protein — MRARRNVLSYLGEKEWFILLLWFGLAAVGTVTELSRGNMNNFLIFRQVFFHLIHQQPLYIEYPSEYLDVNLYGPVFSIMIAPFVVFPVKIGAFLWSMAGAGAIFYAIRQLPITKLQQNIVLLLCSQELMGASGWFQLNQFILAFIILTFTATIKGKDLLAAFFIVAGTLTKFYGIVGLSFFFFSQNPKRFIAGLFLWSGVLFALPMLMSSPQYILHSYQDWLMALVAKNAKNQHNLVSFQDISAGGLIKRVFKLPELDDLVVLVSGTLLFASQYLRLKYRKNSNYQLYILCSVLFFPVLFSSSSESPTYIIAIPAICIWYVIQNPTKWNNVFIFFAILLVSFSHSDVLTPWFRKNIAVPYAIKALPCLVLYLVIVYQILTRQFLRLQQNIIPVYADKPQELMRA; from the coding sequence ATGCGTGCAAGGAGGAATGTGCTGTCATATCTGGGCGAAAAAGAGTGGTTTATACTGCTGTTATGGTTTGGGTTGGCCGCTGTGGGCACAGTAACTGAATTATCAAGAGGAAATATGAATAATTTCCTCATCTTCCGCCAGGTATTCTTTCACCTGATTCATCAGCAACCGCTGTATATAGAGTATCCTTCTGAATATCTTGATGTAAACCTCTATGGTCCTGTTTTCAGTATCATGATTGCGCCATTTGTCGTATTTCCGGTAAAGATCGGGGCATTCCTATGGTCGATGGCAGGGGCGGGAGCGATATTTTATGCCATCCGGCAGTTACCCATCACAAAGCTGCAGCAAAACATCGTGTTATTGCTGTGCAGCCAGGAGCTGATGGGCGCCTCCGGCTGGTTCCAGCTCAACCAGTTTATACTGGCATTCATCATACTTACCTTTACCGCTACTATAAAAGGGAAAGACCTGCTCGCTGCTTTTTTCATAGTGGCAGGAACCCTAACTAAATTTTACGGAATAGTAGGACTTAGCTTTTTCTTTTTCAGCCAAAATCCGAAACGCTTCATTGCAGGGCTTTTCCTATGGTCAGGGGTGTTATTCGCATTACCTATGCTAATGTCCTCTCCACAATATATCCTACATTCCTACCAGGACTGGCTGATGGCGCTGGTAGCAAAAAATGCAAAAAACCAGCATAACCTGGTCAGCTTCCAGGATATATCTGCCGGAGGACTGATCAAGCGTGTATTCAAGCTCCCTGAGCTGGATGACCTGGTGGTATTGGTGTCTGGTACATTACTTTTTGCATCACAATACCTTAGACTTAAGTATAGAAAGAATAGCAATTATCAATTATATATTCTTTGCTCTGTTTTATTTTTTCCTGTGTTGTTTAGTAGCAGTTCTGAGTCGCCTACCTACATCATTGCAATACCTGCTATCTGTATCTGGTACGTGATTCAGAACCCTACAAAGTGGAATAACGTATTCATTTTCTTCGCTATACTACTGGTAAGTTTCTCACACTCGGATGTATTAACACCATGGTTCAGGAAAAACATCGCGGTGCCTTATGCTATCAAAGCTTTGCCATGCCTGGTTTTATACCTGGTGATCGTATATCAGATACTTACAAGACAATTTCTCCGGCTTCAGCAAAACATCATTCCTGTATATGCCGATAAGCCACAGGAGCTAATGCGTGCATAA